CCTCATCCTGTTTTTCGTCTACACCGACAAGGTAAGACCGTGTAAAGGAACATTCATGTTTATCGACGATCCCCGAGCCGCCGCGGCTGAGTGTTGCGACATGTTACATAATCCACCTGTCCGCCTCTGTTTCCGGCCAGGTGAGCGAAAACGCCAGACGGGACTTGAAGGAAGGGTTGGTGCTGTACTACACGGATAACAACGCGGGCCTGAAGGATGCGTGGAACACCATACAGGGAGAGGTATAATCCACGTCACTTAGTAACTGCAAATGAAGTTTGTggtgcagtttattttttttaaataattgacTGTTTCCGTTTCTCCCGCTTGTTTGCCAGTGGAGATGTTGTGGAGTGATGAACCACAACGACTGGTACACCGCCCTGCAGGATCACGTTGTCCCCGACCGCTGCTGCCAGCAGATTTACCCGGGCTGCGGCCGCAACGCCTCCAACGCCTTCTGGACACGGGTCAGTCGGGTACTGCCGACAAAATCCCATGAGAAGAgcaaaccaacaatgaattgatccaaAACTCTGCTGCCAGATATAATCACATGAGCACCTAATATGTATTCATCCACCGCTTTCACATTGTTTGAAACtttaagaagaaaacacaatataatTTCACACTCGGCTCCAATAATTTATTACCGCTGATTCTTATCAAGCGGAGAAAAGCTGACAGTTGTTGTGCagttatattgtgttttttcctgttggAATTTGTTCTGTAACCAGTCCGTCTTTACCTGGTTTAACTTTTGCTAATATGTACTCTGATACTAGAGACAAGATTTCATGTAAAGGCCGTCACAGATCATCACttttaaattagttttagtGTATTTTCTGATTCTAAGTCCGTCTTAAAACAGCACTCACATGCACGTATATGTGCATTGCTGTAAATGTTCCCCATGCTTCAGTAGTTGGAGCCTTTCCCCCTGTTGAGCTGTTGAGTGAAGAGATAGAGATTTTTTACAGTAAGAAAACTGAATTTGGAAGTTGTGATTACCTCAGACCGCTGAAACCTTGTTTTACCTTCAGATGAACTTTGGATTGTACTTGAAAGAGATCTTTTAATGTCGAGTACGAACAGGAGGAACGATTTCAGCAAGTAAAAAATTGTTTCCGTGGTCACAGGCACCTAACAACTATTTTGACTTGAGAAATCATGCAAAGCTCTGTCCTGATCATTTCTACATTGCGTATGTTGTACACAATGTTATGtactgttgctgtgtgtgttttcagggttGCTATGAGAAGGTGGAGGAGTGGCTGGATGACAACAAACACCTTCTGGGAACCATcgctatgtgtgtgttggtcatACAGGTAAGCAGCCGGGAAAACGGGGCTAAACTCCGAAACAGAAAACGCAGATCAGCGAAgtaatgatgtgtttttcttttccccagCTCCTGGGTATGGCTTTCTCCATGACGCTTTACCAACAGATCCACCGGGCAGGGAAGAAGTATGAAGCCTGATGGTCGTTTCAAACTGTTTAATATCGGGTACATAAAATATATCACCTCTGTCATGCCTGTTACTCTTACCTATTGTTTATAGTCACAATAAGTCAGTTATCGTGTGTGTGCCACTACAGcctttttataatgttttcatcagttATTGTTGTGAATAGCATTGGAACTAGTTTTTCTTATGGTttaattgtttggtttttttaatcacactataatgagtgttttcatgtgaaatgtCGGACTGAAGATTTGGTCAAAACGACCGAGAAGAAACACGAAGAGAAAACGTTTTGGTTTTTAAGTGACGCCTGTGGAATTATATCTAAAGATCCATTTAGATGAAACAAGCATTGTGTACTAACATGATCAATAAAAGCAGAGTGCACTCTTCACAGGCGTGatgatgtttttcctctcagctgataaaaacaataatcacTCGACTCATCAACCTcattacttttgttttcttgtgcgTCTGTTTTCACCGCGACGGTCAAACGTCCTTTGattacacagataaaaacagggCGGCCATCGGGTCACTGAAAGGTTCAACAGAGGTCACATCAATAAACTCTTTGATCACGTAAGGTGCAAAATATTTGTACCTGCTCTTTCTGGGGTGATAATGAAATTCTTCTCTTTGCTGAGATAAGTTTGACTTAATGGATTTtacagacacagaagaagaaggtaTGTTTCGCTCTGAGTGACGTGATTTCAGTCAACAAGTAACGTGACTTTTATCTAAAAGAACATTGGTTTCACAGTTCAGATAATAACATTGATTCACTGGGGCCTGAACACTGACATCTCAGTAACTACGGTAACGCTTTCTGATACAGCCTGTTAACTTgtttaaatcaaacacactgGTTTCTACTGGcaacagagaaataaattatACTTAATTACTGGATACCTGCAGGGGACAAAGATACAGAGCTGATGTTTGGGGAGAATTAATAACACAATAcagctttttgtttgtattgttattAAGGAGGAATAATACcgtgtaattaaaataattaaaataaaaatgactagCTTGGCTACTCTCCCCTTTTTTTACCCTTTAATtacacagtaagaaaaatatcgTCAACACAATTACCCAGTACTGCACCCTTTAGTTTTTACAACAAATACTGAGCCTGTGATTACACATTCATTGATTGTACCTTCACTAATCTGAATCAGTCTTAACTGGTTATAAGTCCATGGTCTTGTCATTGTCGTAGACGACGTTGCCCTTGATGACGACGTAGCGGATGAGCTCCTGGTGTCCTCCCAGCTGGTAGATCAGGTGTTCCCACCTGCAGTTGAACATACAGGAGATGatcagttttacacacacatacagtatttcatataAACTCATGAAGCATGCGGTTACCAAACTACGAATAAACACAAGTGAGTCAGAGTCGTTCATAAGAGTAAAAATCAATTCAATGACTTTAGCTCAGGTTCAGTGTTCGATCGAGATGCTCTCACTTCTTCTCTCCTGATTTTCTGTATTAGATCACATTCACCTGGATTGATCTGAACAGAGGAGTCAGCTGTTCTCAGTGACGCCCTCTATTGGACGTTTTGTGAAGTGCATCCAAAGCCGCTTGAATTCCATCATGAGCAGCAGCTTTGCAGTGACTTGTTTCAGGGGAAACGGGGCTTTTTGCAGCAGCTGCATATGAACTGTGGTGTTTAAACAAGATGTTTAAACTGTTCTCTGTGGAAACTGATCCACAGATCCGCGCTCTGCCTTTAGTTTAATGACGACTTTGTTGGTAAAAAGTGGAAGCTGTGCATAGTGAGTGAAGACAGGCCTTCAAAGACCCTATTTCTGTCATCATGAACACAAAACTGAATAATGTAAAGTCTGTCGCAGGTCAGTCGCCTTTCTCTTACCCAACATCTCGTTTGTTTGCTGTAGTTACTTAAACGACTTGAGTAATTGTACGTTTCACAACTTAACATTCACTGATCATTAGAATTTATCTCTACATCTCCTTGATGTCAACACACAAAATGTTACAGACCCATAAACACACGGGACTGTCCTGATTTACCGTGTGGTGTTGAGGATCAGCAGGTCTCCGTGTTTGTTGACCTCCAGGGAGCCGTGTGTGTGGGAGCGCCCGAGGGCGTAGGCGGCGTTGATGGTGGCCGCGGCCAAAGCCTCGGGCATGGACATCCTCATATTAACACAGGCCAGGTGCATGACTATTGGCTGAGGAAGGAcaagggagagggggaggggttaacagagagacagagaagacacaGACGTGCTTTCACCTCTCGCCTCTCCTGCCGCACTCACCATGGAGCAGCAGTAGGCGTTGGGGTTGAAGTCGCTGCCGAGGGCAACGATCACTCCCGCCTCCAGCATGTCTCTGGCCCGGGGCTGGGgcagcctgaacacacacacacacacacacacacacacacacagggattaTTAGACATCTCACAGCCATGACACAGGTGTGTGGGAGTATCTGTGTGTCAGTTTACCGGAGGATGTAGGCTGTAGTTGGCAGAAGGACCGCGGCGGTTTTTGCTTTTGCCATGGCAGCGATCCCCTCGTCTGTGACCTCCTCCAGGTGACTGATGGCCAAGGCTCCCAGCTCTGCTcccaactgacacacacacacacacacacacacacacacacacacacacactcaggatcatttatcaaagaaaaataccaaatattctctggtttcagcatCTTACATGTGAGGATTTAAtgattttttctgttttatatctttgtaaatttaatatatttggaTTTTAGACGAGTGTTTGGACAAAATAAACCATTAAAGACACTTTCCGGGGCTCATTTtccaaataacaaataaatgaatttaaaaaaaataattgcagattaatcaataatgaaaataatcattagttagAGCCGTACTTCTGCATTTATTAACATTACTGATGAAAACAATCGTTTAACAGcctcaaaaaaacattcagatttcACTGTTGTCTACTTGAAGACATTCAGAACTTGTGAGGAgcattttcacctttttcttttaaagatttTGTGGCACAAACAattatgtgatttttaaaaagaaattgatTAAATAATGGATGAAACTAATCCTATATTGTGGGTCAATCCGCATTTCTTAGCTTTAGTGAGTGGGTGGCACCTGAGCAGAGTTCATGGGATGAAGCTCATCTCCGTGGAAGTTGATGTTGAGGCCCATGTCTCTGCCGGCCTGCAGGATGGAGCGAGTAGAGCCGAGGTCAAACACCCCCTGCTCGCAGAACACGTCGATGTTGTCCACGCTGAGAGTCCCAGCAGACATCCGCTGCTTCAGCCGTGGCAGCTGAACCTGCAGGATGTCCTGCGTGGCTTCTGCAACCGTCTTCCCtctgcacacaaagacacacagacacagtcacgGTTACACTGCAGGGTGTGGTGTGAGACGAGGTCATAGGTCATACTTGGGCACTGCGTGGGCTCCACAGTAGGTCAAGGAGATGTTGATGGGCAGGGCGCGTCTGGCCGCCTCGATCACATCCAGCATCTTGAGCTCAGTCTGCAGCTCCAGGCCGTAGCCGCTC
The sequence above is drawn from the Seriola aureovittata isolate HTS-2021-v1 ecotype China chromosome 22, ASM2101889v1, whole genome shotgun sequence genome and encodes:
- the LOC130163641 gene encoding tetraspanin-9 yields the protein MARGCICCVKYMLFLFNLLFWLGGCGLLGVGVWLSVSQGSFATLSPSFPSLSAANLIITLGTVVMVTGFLGCLGAIKENKCLLLSFFIVLLIILLAELILLILFFVYTDKVSENARRDLKEGLVLYYTDNNAGLKDAWNTIQGEWRCCGVMNHNDWYTALQDHVVPDRCCQQIYPGCGRNASNAFWTRGCYEKVEEWLDDNKHLLGTIAMCVLVIQLLGMAFSMTLYQQIHRAGKKYEA
- the amdhd1 gene encoding probable imidazolonepropionase; its protein translation is MSSNHRLLVKNAKQVVLICSNGEKYLSKHGLQNLCVVENGSVVIGSDGLIKAVGPAETIRAQYAGATFDKVIDATGMCVLPGLVDAHTHPVWAGDRVHEFAMKLAGATYMDVHRAGGGIHFTVEHTRAAAASDLLSSLSGRLVRMQRAGTTLVECKSGYGLELQTELKMLDVIEAARRALPINISLTYCGAHAVPKGKTVAEATQDILQVQLPRLKQRMSAGTLSVDNIDVFCEQGVFDLGSTRSILQAGRDMGLNINFHGDELHPMNSAQLGAELGALAISHLEEVTDEGIAAMAKAKTAAVLLPTTAYILRLPQPRARDMLEAGVIVALGSDFNPNAYCCSMPIVMHLACVNMRMSMPEALAAATINAAYALGRSHTHGSLEVNKHGDLLILNTTRWEHLIYQLGGHQELIRYVVIKGNVVYDNDKTMDL